The sequence GGGGCATCCCATCGGCGCCACGGGTACGAGCATGGCTGTTGAGATGACTAAGCAGTTGAGACAGAGCGTTGAGCCTAGGGATAGGCAGGCCGATATCTATACTGGTTGGGCCCTGTCCCACAATGTTGGTGGTACTGGCCACTATGCATACATAACAATATACTCACTTGATAAGGATGGTTCACCGAAGGTGAAGCCCAGGAGGTGATGGTGATGTCCCTGGAGGCTAGGTATGAGGAGTTTTGGAGGCAATCTATTAAGCAGTTGAATGAGGTTGTCAAGGCCACTGGCCTGCCCATAGCCCCTGATGAGAAGGGTCAGTATAGCCTGTGGTATGATGTTAGGGAGATGAGGCTTAGGTTCTCGATTAGTGTTGAGAGAATTAAGAGGTTCTTTGAGGGCTTGAGGGAGGGTAAGGTGTATACAACGAGGTGCAAGAGGTGTGGTAGGTATTACTTCCCGCCCCAGGCCGATTGCCCGTACTGTAAGGCCAGCGACATGGATTGGGTTGAGGTTAGTGGTGAGGGTGAATTACTGACGTACACCATAATAAACACGAAGCCATTAACGTACTCACACTACCCCGATTATGTAGTGGCTATTGCTAGGATGAGGGAGGGCTTCAATGTGTTGGCTTGGTTGAGGGTTGATGACTCCAGGAAGGTTAGGGTTGGTATGAAGGTTAAGCTTCAGGTTGTTAAGAGGGAGCCCGAGGGCTACTTAACGTATGAATTCATACCTGCGGAGCAATAGGTGATGCTGAATGTATAGGTACATACTTATTGATGATAGGGATTCCGTAACAATATTCACGCTCAATAGGCCAGAGAGGCTGAATGCATTAGGACCTGAACTCAGGGCTGAGTTACTGGATGCGCTACGTAAGTTTAATAATGACGCAAAAAAGAGGGTTGGCATAATAACTGGTTCTGGTAAGGCGTTCTCGGCTGGTGCTGAAATATCAACCAAGCCAAGTGGGCCTGGAACAATCAATCTCGAGGATGAACTTAGGAATTCCTTCCACCTAATTCTGAAGGAGATAAGGTTTAGTGATAAGTTATTCATTGCGGCTATTAATGGCGTAGCAGCAGGTGCTGGTATTAGCCTTGCCGTGGCTTGCGACTTTGCCTTTGTCTCCAGGAACGCTAGGTTTGTTTTGGCCTTTCAGAATCTTGGTATTGCCCCCGACACGGGTTTGACGCTTATGATGGCTCGATTAGTTGGTGCCAGGGCGCTTAGGTACTTGCTCATTGGTGGTGAGTTCACGGCTGAGGAGGCGGAGGCCATGGGCCTTGTTAAGGTTGTTGATGACCCACTGGGCGAGGCTTTGAAGTTCGCCAATGAGATCGTCCAGGGGCCCTTCAGGGCTTACTCGTATGGTAAGAGGTTGATTAATGAGGCGTTGTTTAAGGACCTTGATCAGTTCTTGGCTGTTGAGGCTAGGTTGCAGGGTGAGTTGGGTAATACTCATGACTTTGTTGAGGGTGTGAGCGCCTTCCTTGAGAAGAGGAGGCCGAGGTTCACTGGTTCTTGAGTGTTTGTCTTATGTAAAAATATTTGAGTTAAGTAATTGAATTTATGGCTATTGATTAAAATATTAGCGAATAATTTTTAAATCCTA is a genomic window of Vulcanisaeta souniana JCM 11219 containing:
- a CDS encoding Zn-ribbon domain-containing OB-fold protein, which codes for MVMSLEARYEEFWRQSIKQLNEVVKATGLPIAPDEKGQYSLWYDVREMRLRFSISVERIKRFFEGLREGKVYTTRCKRCGRYYFPPQADCPYCKASDMDWVEVSGEGELLTYTIINTKPLTYSHYPDYVVAIARMREGFNVLAWLRVDDSRKVRVGMKVKLQVVKREPEGYLTYEFIPAEQ
- a CDS encoding enoyl-CoA hydratase-related protein, with amino-acid sequence MYRYILIDDRDSVTIFTLNRPERLNALGPELRAELLDALRKFNNDAKKRVGIITGSGKAFSAGAEISTKPSGPGTINLEDELRNSFHLILKEIRFSDKLFIAAINGVAAGAGISLAVACDFAFVSRNARFVLAFQNLGIAPDTGLTLMMARLVGARALRYLLIGGEFTAEEAEAMGLVKVVDDPLGEALKFANEIVQGPFRAYSYGKRLINEALFKDLDQFLAVEARLQGELGNTHDFVEGVSAFLEKRRPRFTGS